The nucleotide window AGCAGCCGGTGCCCCCGGCCCTTCACCTCGCGCGCGAAAGCAATGTCCTCCACCACCTTCGCACGCACCGCCCCGTACCCGCCCACCGCCTCGTACGTGGAACGTCGTATCAGAATATATTGACCATTCGCGAACGCCGCCCGGTGCTTCGGGTCGTTCACCCATCCCGGCCGGAACCACGCCACCAGCACCGACCCCGCCACCGGCTGCACCGCGTTCTCCCAGAAAGAGCGCATCTCCAGCACCGGCCAGAGGCTGAGCATCTCGCCGCCCTCGGCCGCGCAGAACTCCACGCCCACGCGCACGCTGTGCGGGGCCTGCCGGCAATCCGCGTCCACAAAAAGGAGCCACTCGCCCCGCGCCTCCCGGGCCCCCGTGTGCATCGCGTGCGGCTTGCCGAACCAACCCGCCGCCAGTTCCTTCACCTGCACCAGCCGCACCCGCCCGTCTCTAGCCGCCACCTGGCGGACGACCTCCGCCGTCCCGTCCGTCGAGCGATCGTCCACCACAATAATCTCGATATTCGGATAGTCCTGCGCAAGGATCGTCTCCAGCGCCGCCCCGATGTTCGCCTCCTCGTCCTTCGCCGGCACGATCACCGACACCAGACCCTGGTCGGCCACATTGAAATGGGAATCGCGGCTGAGGACGGGCCCCCGGCCCTTGGCGGAATAGACCGTAACCGCCCGGCTCAGCCACACGCCGAGCACCGCCCCCAGCACCACCAGCCCCGCCACCTCAATCGCCAGCATGGCACCCTCCGCCGCACGCCGTTAAAGCCCCGGGATGAGCCGAGGCAACGCCTCGGCGAATCCCGGGGACGCTTGCCCCGCGCTCGCCGTTTCGCGGCGCCGCTCGCTAGCGCTCGCGGCTCGGCTGCCGACCCCACGCCTCCATCGCCGCCGCGTACACCTCGCGGAACGCCGCACCGCGTTCCTCCGCCAGGCGCCGGCAATCCTCGTACTCCGGCGACGCCGTCACCACACGCCCGCCGCGCCGGCCGACTTTCACGCGCACCGGCCCGAACGCCGTCTCCACCGTCGCGTGCTCGCGCGCCAGTTTCGTCCGCTCGACGGCCGACCGCCGCACGCCGAACGTCGGCGTCTCCCGGAAAATCGCCTCCTCCACCGCCGCCACAAGACCCTCCGGCGCCAGACACGCCAGCACCACGCCCGGCCGGCCCTTCTTCATCGTCGCCGGCACAAGCCAGACGTCCAGCGCCCCCGCCTCGAAGAGGGCCTGCGTCGCCGCTCCCAGCGTCTCCCCGCTCGCATCGTCCACGTTCGCCTCGAGCAGCCACACGACGTCCGCTTCATCCGCCTGCCCCGGCGTAGCCGAAGACGAAGCCGGGCCCACCTCGCGCCCCAGGATAACCCGCAAAACATTCGGCACGCGTTTACCTTCGCGCGCTCCCGCCCCGTACCCGACCTTCTCGATCACCATCGCCGGCATCGGACCGAACGCCTCCGCCAGCGTCACCACGAGCGCCGCCCCCGTCGGCGTCGTGAGTTCCCCTTCCTCCTCCTCAGCCCTGCGTAGCCCTCCGTAGCCTTGGCGAAGGAGGGGCGGAGCAGGGGCACGCACCGGATACCCCTTCATCAGTTCCACCACCGCCGGCACGGGGACCGGCAGCCGACCGTGGGCCGCATCCACTGACCCCGACCCCATCGGCAGCGGGCTTGCCACGACCCGCTCCACGCCCAGCATCTCAAGCCCCGCGCACACGCCGAAGATGTCCACGATCGCATCCACCGCACCGACCTCGTGGAAATGGACCTTCTCCGCCGTCGTGCCGTGCACCCGCGCCTCCGCCTCCGCCAACCTCCGAAACACGGCAAACGCACGTGAAAGCCCCGGGATGAGATCCGACGAAGTCGGAACGAATCCCGGGGATCCTTGCCCCGCCCCCGCCGCGCCCCCTGCGCCACATTTAGCCGCCCGCCTTGTCCCTGTTCGATGGATTGACCCCTTTGGGGGCGGGCGCTCGCCGTCTCCGCGCCTCGTTTGGTTCGCCGCCCCACCCCGCTCCGCGCCACATTTAGCCGCCCCGCTTGCGGGGCGCTCGCCGTTCCCCGCCGCGTGCGCCGCGCCGAGAATGTTTTCGATGTCGCTCAAATGCCGATGCGGCTGCTCGCCCTCAGCCAGTTTGACCTCGACCCGCGTCGCCTCTATCCCTCCGCGTTTCTCGCGGCGAACGAGCAGTTCGTACCCCCCGATCGGCAGGCTCGCCAGCGCCGCGCGCAGGTCCGCTTCGGGCAGGCCCGCATCCACCAGCGCCCCGAGAAACATGTCCCCGCTTATCCCCGAAAACGCATCAATGTAAAGGATTGTCATTCTCGCCACCTATTCATTCCGGGTGCCACGCTTTCGCTTGCGAAAGCGTGTTGCTGTCATGCCGAGCGCAGCCGAGGCATCTCGCCTCGGTCCGTTGCCGTTCGCTCTTCG belongs to Planctomycetota bacterium and includes:
- a CDS encoding glycosyltransferase family 2 protein, encoding MLAIEVAGLVVLGAVLGVWLSRAVTVYSAKGRGPVLSRDSHFNVADQGLVSVIVPAKDEEANIGAALETILAQDYPNIEIIVVDDRSTDGTAEVVRQVAARDGRVRLVQVKELAAGWFGKPHAMHTGAREARGEWLLFVDADCRQAPHSVRVGVEFCAAEGGEMLSLWPVLEMRSFWENAVQPVAGSVLVAWFRPGWVNDPKHRAAFANGQYILIRRSTYEAVGGYGAVRAKVVEDIAFAREVKGRGHRLLNAVGQDLFTTRMYDSLRAMWKGWTRIFYGAFGGVGQIVGVFFLTFFFTLLPFAVLAASAFALWASADKSAAVAASAFAEATADQWGAGGWWIWTVLAASLATVVAIFVTMRRLFIAGCGNPWYLALYPVAVVMVMAFEAGALARALGVGAVTWRGTTYKGGRVVSGKGTS
- the larC gene encoding nickel pincer cofactor biosynthesis protein LarC produces the protein MTILYIDAFSGISGDMFLGALVDAGLPEADLRAALASLPIGGYELLVRREKRGGIEATRVEVKLAEGEQPHRHLSDIENILGAAHAAGNGERPASGAAKCGAERGGAANQTRRGDGERPPPKGSIHRTGTRRAAKCGAGGAAGAGQGSPGFVPTSSDLIPGLSRAFAVFRRLAEAEARVHGTTAEKVHFHEVGAVDAIVDIFGVCAGLEMLGVERVVASPLPMGSGSVDAAHGRLPVPVPAVVELMKGYPVRAPAPPLLRQGYGGLRRAEEEEGELTTPTGAALVVTLAEAFGPMPAMVIEKVGYGAGAREGKRVPNVLRVILGREVGPASSSATPGQADEADVVWLLEANVDDASGETLGAATQALFEAGALDVWLVPATMKKGRPGVVLACLAPEGLVAAVEEAIFRETPTFGVRRSAVERTKLAREHATVETAFGPVRVKVGRRGGRVVTASPEYEDCRRLAEERGAAFREVYAAAMEAWGRQPSRER